Proteins encoded together in one Rana temporaria chromosome 6, aRanTem1.1, whole genome shotgun sequence window:
- the LOC120944383 gene encoding deleted in malignant brain tumors 1 protein-like → MDEPGNAEEGLPYVSDLRPLIEQTGESTEWYECLAGFHRHKASNYNKGCAKKDWFWVYKGQQGLESMQGASHTNTLLKEPLQIKIFTREMMKTLLLLAAMCCVCLALPSQNLNQRKKRDITGTQACGGVLTAPKGVITSPNFPNNYPDNAYCEWNITTTSRIKLTPTNFDLEGYMYLCVFDDLWVYGGSFPRELCGQMLPDPIISTGNFMRIVFKTDKSLNRTGFRLIYEPADSTDSAALTTITTTPTTTRTTPKTTTTTTPTTTRTTPKTTTTTTPTTTRTTPKTTTTTTPTTTRTTPKTTTTTTPTTTRTTPKTTTTTTPTTTRTTTTTTAKTTRTPTTSSAVIYQACGGVLTAPKGVITSPNFPNNYPDNAYCEWNITTTSRIKLTPTNFDLEGYMYLCVFDELWVYGGSFPRELCGQMLPDPIISTGNFMRIVFKTDKSLNRTGFRLIYEPV, encoded by the exons GTTTTCACAGACACAAAGCATCAAATTATAATAAGGGGTGTGCCAAGAAGGACTGGTTTTGGGTATATAAAGGGCAGCAGGGGCTAGAGTCAATGCAAGGTGCAAGCCATACAAACACCTTGCTAAAGGAGCCTCTGCAGATTAAGATCTTTACCCGAGAGATGATGAAGACCCTACTGCTTCTTGCGGCTATGTGCTGCGTGTGCTTGGCCTTACCTTCTCAG AACTTAAATCAAAGGAAGAAGAGAGATATAACGGGGACACAAG ctTGTGGTGGTGTGCTGACAGCCCCAAAGGGAGTTATCACTTCACCCAACTTCCCGAACAATTACCCCGATAATGCCTACTGTGAATGGAACATCACCACCACCTCTAGG ATTAAACTCACACCCACAAATTTTGACTTAGAAGGCTACATGTACTTGTGTGTCTTTGACGATCTTTGGGTCTATGGTGGAAGTTTCCCCCGAGAATTGTGTGGACAGATGCTACCAGATCCCATTATATCTACCGGAAACTTCATGCGGATTGTTttcaagactgataaaagtctcAATAGGACAGGATTCAGGCTCATATATGAACCAG CTGATTCTACAGATTCTGCTGCTCTTACCACAATCACAACAACTCCGACAACTACAAGAACCACTCCTAAAACTACCACCACAACAACTCCGACAACTACAAGAACCACTCCTAAAACTACCACCACAACAACTCCGACAACTACAAGAACCACTCCTAAAACTACCACCACAACAACTCCGACAACTACAAGAACCACTCCTAAAACCACCACCACAACAACTCCGACAACTACAAGAACCACTCCTAAAACTACCACCACAACAACTCCGACAACTACAAGAACCACCACCACTACTACTGCTAAAACTACTAGAACCCCTACTACAAGCTCTGCCGTCATATACCAGG CTTGTGGTGGTGTGCTGACAGCCCCAAAGGGAGTTATCACTTCACCCAACTTCCCGAACAATTACCCCGATAATGCCTACTGTGAATGGAACATCACCACCACCTCTAGG ATTAAACTCACACCCACAAATTTCGACTTAGAAGGCTACATGTACTTGTGTGTCTTTGACGAGCTTTGGGTCTATGGTGGAAGTTTCCCCCGAGAATTGTGTGGACAGATGCTACCAGATCCCATTATATCTACCGGAAACTTCATGCGGATTGTTTTTAAGACTGATAAAAGTCTCAATAGGACAGGATTCAGGCTCATATATGAACCAG TATAA